In the genome of Leptospira kanakyensis, one region contains:
- a CDS encoding flagellar filament core protein flaB2 domain protein, whose protein sequence is MKIDKNPNVSADSQKELIIQKQIDQLQKEISGWISKESIQWEEKKKILLRTNTESNFIYQTIIEKSEVRAVDSRLKFISLTSQKLQRLSELQPNETTFQKQTLMLKKVLVYLDILYHISKRLFVISKSNLLGKQVELQLEVDSLIREVDRIASQAEFNHMRLFAGDFAKDSRVASLWMIHQSNGELFRVWIATMTSKSLGLTSFDGNYLTLSNSNLFQKNIEEVINRINEERHRIQSVLD, encoded by the coding sequence ATGAAAATAGATAAGAATCCTAACGTATCTGCAGATTCACAAAAAGAATTGATCATACAAAAACAAATCGATCAACTTCAAAAAGAAATATCTGGTTGGATTTCTAAAGAATCCATCCAATGGGAAGAAAAAAAGAAAATCCTTCTCCGTACAAATACAGAATCTAATTTTATCTATCAAACAATCATTGAAAAATCCGAAGTGAGAGCAGTGGATTCAAGACTTAAGTTCATATCGCTTACATCTCAAAAATTACAAAGACTTTCTGAGTTACAACCAAATGAAACAACATTTCAAAAACAGACATTAATGTTGAAGAAAGTGTTGGTTTACCTGGACATTTTATATCATATTTCAAAACGTTTGTTTGTAATTTCTAAATCAAATTTATTAGGTAAACAAGTAGAATTACAATTGGAAGTAGACTCACTCATTCGTGAAGTGGACAGAATTGCTTCGCAAGCAGAGTTTAATCATATGCGATTATTTGCTGGTGATTTTGCTAAAGATTCTAGGGTGGCGTCTTTGTGGATGATTCACCAATCCAATGGGGAACTTTTTCGTGTTTGGATTGCCACTATGACATCTAAATCATTGGGTTTAACTTCTTTTGACGGAAATTATTTGACGTTATCAAATTCGAATTTGTTTCAAAAAAATATAGAAGAAGTTATAAATAGAATCAATGAAGAGAGACACCGAATACAATCTGTTCTTGATTGA
- a CDS encoding DUF4334 domain-containing protein: protein MNQLEKKFYEMRSKKNNSTDDSFALFDALETVSIEDMFGRWHGSGFHTGHTMDGALETFNWYGKEFVDADNVHPLVFKSFGKTLFKVNPSIMPVRLATLIPTTNLWPLRYVFLLVRFLFQTSKSKARVRRIEFRGKLTAAMIYDNLPIHDVFKKVNQDTMFGCMDYKGMEQPFFFVLERDK from the coding sequence ATGAATCAATTAGAAAAAAAATTCTACGAAATGCGTAGTAAAAAGAACAATTCTACGGACGATTCGTTCGCCTTGTTTGATGCTTTGGAAACAGTTTCGATCGAAGATATGTTTGGTCGTTGGCATGGTTCTGGATTCCACACTGGACATACAATGGATGGAGCATTAGAGACATTCAATTGGTATGGAAAAGAATTTGTAGATGCTGATAATGTGCATCCACTTGTATTTAAATCCTTTGGAAAAACTTTGTTTAAAGTAAATCCTTCGATTATGCCTGTTCGGTTAGCAACTTTAATTCCAACTACGAATTTATGGCCTTTACGTTATGTTTTTTTGTTAGTTCGGTTTTTATTCCAAACATCAAAATCAAAAGCTAGAGTTCGTCGAATTGAGTTTCGAGGGAAACTTACCGCTGCAATGATCTATGACAATCTCCCAATCCATGACGTATTTAAAAAAGTAAATCAGGATACAATGTTTGGGTGTATGGACTATAAAGGAATGGAACAACCTTTCTTTTTTGTTTTAGAGAGAGATAAATAA
- a CDS encoding AraC family transcriptional regulator, whose translation MNQNSQNFRKTRINTKNQFNLQSLGLIFLITIGLIVLPIFGEPELTNHLEKIQKQKNHKKPVVVVIGENQYTELTDFVVPYGILKRADIADLYPIAPNKGTMNMFPTLSIEITTSINDFDSSHPEGADLVIVPAIHNSENKTITEWIQQQYQKGATVVGICDGVWTLGFARLLKNKKATGHWYSKEGLSQKFPDTEWIQNRRYVQDQRIITTTGVTASIPISLALVESIAGTKKANSLAIELGVTNWDPHHKSEEFHFDWKTYLSVTKNLTFFWSHETIGIPIYDGIDEVSLALVADSYSRTYRSKAVATTNTEDSVITKSGLRFFSESKTIDKNKIHSYIQIEKNKKAFDGLKESLSEIQKRYGRTTMKFVASQLEFPLD comes from the coding sequence ATGAATCAAAATTCTCAAAATTTCAGAAAAACAAGAATCAATACCAAAAACCAATTTAACCTACAATCCTTGGGACTTATTTTTCTAATTACGATAGGACTGATTGTTTTGCCAATTTTTGGTGAACCAGAACTTACCAATCATCTAGAAAAAATTCAGAAACAAAAAAACCATAAAAAACCAGTGGTAGTTGTGATTGGAGAAAATCAATATACCGAACTTACAGATTTTGTTGTTCCTTATGGAATTTTAAAACGTGCAGATATTGCCGATCTTTATCCAATAGCACCTAACAAAGGAACTATGAATATGTTCCCAACACTGTCCATTGAAATCACAACATCCATCAATGACTTTGATTCATCTCATCCGGAAGGTGCTGATTTAGTTATTGTTCCTGCTATCCACAATTCAGAAAACAAAACCATCACCGAGTGGATTCAACAACAATATCAAAAAGGAGCAACCGTTGTTGGGATCTGTGATGGAGTTTGGACTTTAGGTTTTGCTCGACTTTTAAAAAACAAAAAAGCAACGGGACACTGGTATTCAAAAGAAGGATTATCCCAAAAATTTCCCGATACAGAATGGATTCAAAACAGAAGATATGTTCAAGACCAAAGGATCATCACAACAACTGGAGTGACTGCATCCATTCCTATATCTTTAGCTTTGGTTGAATCAATCGCGGGAACAAAAAAAGCAAACTCACTTGCCATCGAATTAGGAGTCACCAATTGGGATCCCCACCACAAAAGCGAAGAGTTTCATTTCGATTGGAAAACATATCTAAGTGTGACAAAAAATTTAACCTTCTTTTGGAGCCATGAAACAATTGGCATTCCCATCTATGATGGTATTGATGAAGTATCTTTAGCACTCGTCGCAGATTCTTATTCACGAACATACAGATCAAAAGCCGTAGCAACCACCAACACTGAAGATTCGGTGATCACAAAATCAGGCCTTCGTTTTTTTTCTGAATCCAAAACAATTGATAAAAACAAAATCCACTCATACATTCAGATAGAAAAAAACAAAAAAGCTTTCGACGGATTGAAGGAAAGTCTTTCTGAAATTCAAAAACGGTATGGGAGAACCACCATGAAGTTTGTGGCCTCACAATTAGAATTTCCACTAGATTAG
- a CDS encoding methyl-accepting chemotaxis protein: MALSSWFGKIFGKLELAFKEVGLGNLQTRVSYQKNDLFAEFYSGFHRMLQAQGELIQHIKTSADTLSSDSQEMKLVTLDFSSNLQSQSAATEEVSTSIEEISGVAISISNIAENNSLSMNNLTTEVDHLSSAIDKTGEYVVGTLDSIKNIIDRAEAGKNTLRTMNEAMDNLSHSSLEISKTVDVIAKISEQVNMLALNASIEAARAGDAGRGFAVVAEEVSKLAERTAGAVKGIDSLMKKNQNDVSLGRERIEKTTMEIQEIIGNIDSISGKISEVHSAVNTQKELKNKLLKEAIFVKERSTEIKEAVTEHKTATNEVMASVASISQSSFSNSESSDLLAEKITAIANTADKLISMVDLFKTNLVSDESSISDRDETTHKLQFRSEIGSIYYIKEKDLLEVVWTPNFSEEKYIEILNEALKIIEKHNIRKWLADTRRMGLVTRSAQEWVNVNWFPKASNSSLRKMAVVVPNSALAAISIDDQTLKTGNVELKSVPSLEIGIEWLEK; the protein is encoded by the coding sequence TTGGCATTAAGTTCTTGGTTCGGAAAAATATTTGGAAAACTAGAACTTGCTTTTAAAGAAGTGGGGCTCGGGAATTTACAAACAAGAGTATCCTATCAAAAGAACGATTTGTTCGCAGAATTTTATTCGGGTTTTCATAGAATGTTGCAAGCCCAAGGGGAACTCATCCAACACATCAAAACATCAGCAGACACCTTATCCTCTGATTCACAAGAAATGAAATTGGTGACACTTGATTTTTCGAGCAACCTACAATCTCAATCTGCTGCGACAGAAGAAGTGTCTACATCCATAGAAGAAATATCTGGAGTTGCTATTTCCATTTCAAACATTGCTGAGAACAACTCTCTCAGCATGAACAATCTAACGACCGAAGTGGATCACCTATCTTCGGCCATTGACAAAACGGGAGAGTATGTTGTCGGAACACTTGATTCCATCAAAAACATCATCGACCGAGCTGAAGCAGGAAAAAACACCTTACGCACAATGAACGAAGCAATGGACAATCTTTCACATAGTTCACTTGAAATATCTAAAACTGTAGATGTCATTGCAAAGATCAGCGAACAGGTAAATATGCTTGCCCTCAATGCTTCTATCGAAGCCGCACGAGCGGGAGATGCCGGTAGAGGATTTGCCGTTGTTGCCGAAGAAGTTTCCAAACTTGCAGAAAGAACTGCTGGGGCGGTGAAAGGTATCGACTCTTTGATGAAAAAAAATCAAAATGATGTATCTCTCGGCCGCGAACGCATTGAAAAAACGACAATGGAAATACAAGAAATCATAGGAAACATCGATTCCATTTCCGGAAAAATTTCAGAAGTCCACTCCGCGGTAAATACACAAAAAGAACTCAAAAACAAACTTCTAAAAGAAGCAATCTTTGTTAAAGAACGTTCCACTGAAATCAAAGAAGCTGTTACAGAACACAAAACAGCAACCAACGAAGTGATGGCTTCGGTTGCCTCCATTAGTCAGTCTTCCTTTAGTAATTCAGAAAGTAGTGATTTACTTGCCGAAAAAATCACAGCCATTGCCAACACAGCCGATAAACTGATTTCTATGGTAGACTTATTTAAAACAAACTTGGTTTCGGATGAATCATCTATTTCTGATAGAGATGAAACCACACACAAACTCCAATTCCGCTCAGAGATTGGAAGTATTTACTATATCAAAGAAAAAGATTTACTAGAAGTTGTATGGACTCCCAACTTTAGTGAAGAAAAATATATAGAAATTTTAAATGAAGCCTTAAAGATAATAGAAAAACATAATATTAGAAAATGGCTAGCAGATACCAGAAGGATGGGTCTTGTTACACGTTCTGCACAGGAATGGGTAAATGTAAATTGGTTCCCTAAGGCAAGTAATTCTTCTTTGAGAAAGATGGCTGTCGTAGTTCCAAACTCAGCCCTGGCAGCCATCTCCATCGATGACCAAACTCTCAAAACTGGAAACGTAGAACTGAAGTCCGTTCCTAGTTTGGAAATTGGAATTGAATGGTTAGAAAAATAA
- a CDS encoding AraC family transcriptional regulator, translating into MNLIPFTGAVVAFLLALSSWMETIQKDKERKEKNPLKVTSSGILSSKFNLSFLYKYTATFLFFSLTILLLHIYAELTKEIHFESFFYGIHIPCLLLIGPLGYIFFEEMSGGEVYKIRFFHFLPSLLSVLYVFLFRPLGDLISKFGFEIQTNLFYVDSILVLLGISVVSILGYISFFLVRMFVWKLDSMENIQSSFLPFISFLFFSLFVVVLFVLSQLFFMSLFLLACFALTSLLVLLLVLKMNHKDLILKFKLETRLARYQESRVKGIDVSQVLQRLGDLMNLNQLYLHEDLTLASLAKHLDLNTHQLSEILNAKLGYTFRNYVNGFRLSEAARLLKEKPEMPIISIIYSSGFNSKSSFHKLFMDRYGVSPQVFRSKTN; encoded by the coding sequence ATGAATTTAATTCCTTTTACGGGGGCCGTTGTCGCCTTTCTTTTGGCTCTATCTTCTTGGATGGAAACCATACAAAAAGATAAGGAAAGAAAAGAAAAAAATCCGCTAAAAGTTACCTCTTCTGGTATCCTAAGTTCAAAATTCAATTTGAGTTTTTTATACAAATATACTGCTACGTTTTTGTTTTTTTCCTTAACAATTTTGTTACTTCATATATATGCAGAGCTTACAAAGGAAATTCATTTTGAATCGTTCTTTTATGGAATTCATATCCCTTGTCTTCTTCTCATTGGGCCACTAGGTTATATTTTTTTTGAGGAGATGAGTGGAGGAGAGGTCTATAAAATTCGTTTTTTTCATTTTTTACCAAGCCTTCTTTCTGTTTTGTATGTTTTTCTTTTCCGGCCATTGGGGGATCTAATTTCTAAGTTTGGCTTCGAAATACAGACAAATCTTTTTTATGTTGATTCCATTCTGGTTTTACTGGGGATCAGTGTTGTGTCGATTCTTGGTTATATAAGTTTTTTTCTCGTCCGAATGTTTGTTTGGAAATTGGATTCGATGGAGAACATCCAATCTTCTTTTTTACCTTTTATATCTTTTTTGTTTTTTTCATTGTTTGTGGTTGTTCTGTTCGTTTTGTCACAACTATTTTTTATGTCCCTGTTTCTGTTGGCTTGTTTTGCTTTAACATCACTTCTCGTTCTTCTTTTGGTTTTAAAAATGAATCATAAAGATTTAATTTTGAAATTTAAATTAGAAACAAGATTGGCTCGTTATCAGGAGAGCCGAGTGAAAGGGATAGATGTTTCTCAAGTTTTGCAACGACTCGGTGATCTTATGAATCTTAATCAATTGTATTTGCATGAAGATCTCACTCTGGCTTCTTTAGCAAAACATTTAGATTTAAATACCCATCAACTTTCGGAGATTTTAAATGCGAAGCTGGGTTATACATTCCGTAATTATGTGAATGGCTTTCGTTTGTCAGAAGCTGCTAGACTTCTAAAAGAAAAACCTGAGATGCCAATCATCAGTATCATTTATTCTTCTGGGTTTAATTCAAAATCTTCTTTCCATAAACTTTTTATGGATCGTTATGGAGTTTCTCCACAGGTATTTCGTTCAAAAACAAATTAG